GGCCACGCCGCGAAGGGCGGGTTCCTGCCGCCGGTCCCGCTGCCGCGGCGCATGTGGGCCGGCGGGGAGATCGAGACCGTCCAGGAGCTGCGCGCGGGCGAACTGGTGACGCGCACCGAGACCGTGCGGGACGTCGTCTTCAAGGAAGGGCGCAGCGGGGCTTTGTGCTTCGTCACCGTCGATCACGCGGTGGCGACGGAGCGCGGTATCGCGATTCGCGAGCGGCAGGACATCGTCTACCGCGAGGCGGCCTCGGCGCAGACCGGGCGCGCCGTCGAAGCCGAGCGCGACGACGCGGAAGCCTACGCGGCGGTCTGGTCCGTGCCGGCCACACCGACGCTGCTGTTCCGATACTCGGCGATGACCTTCAACGGCCACCGCTTCCACTACGACCAGCCCTACGCCACGCAGGTCGAGGGCTACGCGGACCTCGTCGTCCACGGACCGATGCAGGCGACGCTGCTGATGAACCTCGCGACGAAGCTGCTGGGTCGGGTGCCGCGGATCTTCCGTTACCGCGGCGTGTCACCGATGACCGCCAACCAGACATGTCGGGTCTGCGGCCGGCTGACGGGGCCAGAATTCGAGGGCGTGACGCTCGATGAGGCGGGCCGGGTGTGCATGCGGGGGCGGTCGGCCCGATTAGCGAATGCCGGACATACCCTGCATCTCGGCAAGGAGAGACGACGGCCTGATCTGCCGACGACGCGTGCCGTCATCGCGAGCGCAGCGAAGCGACCCAAAGCGGCGCCACGTGGGAGAACGATGCGCCGACTGGATTGCTTCGCTGCGCTCGCGAAGACGGTGATGGTCTGCATGCGCCGCCGGGGGCATGCGGGACGACGCGCAACTCCGCGTCGTCGAGCGGAGCCCCCGAGTGGCGGGCTCCGCAGGACCTGATCTCAGGCGAGCTTCAGGCCGACGCTGACGTTGCCGCGGGTGGCGTTCGAGTACGGGCACACCTGATGGGCGGCGTCCACGAGCTTCTGCGCGTCGGTCCGGTCGAGGCCCGGCAGGCTGATCGTCAGGTCGGCCGTGATGCCGAAACCGCCCTCGGAGCGCGGGCCGATGCCGACATCAGCGGTGACGCTGGTATCAGCCGGGACCTTGAGCTGCAGCGAAGGGGCGACAGCCTTCATGGCGCCGAGGAAGCAAGCCGAGTAGCCCGAGGCGAAGAGCTGCTCCGGGTTCGCGCCCGGGCCGCCCGCACCGCCCAGCTCCTTCGGGGTCGAAAGCTTGACCTCGAAGCTGCCGTCCGCGGTCCGCGCGGCGCCGTCGCGGCCGCCGGTGGCAGTGGCAGTTGTGCGGTACTTTACGTCTACGGACATAGCGAACTCCGGTATCGGGTTGGTAGGCGGCATCTAGGGTGTGGCGGGCATCCGCCTACCCCCATTTAAATTGCGCGCAATCTAATTTCAAGGATCGATCAGCGTGAACCGGTCGACATCGACCAACCCCCTGTCGGTGATCTTGAGATGGGGAATGACCGGCAGCGGCAGGAAGGCCACCTGCAAAAACGGCTCGGGCAGGACGACGCCGAGGCCGCGCGCGGCGGCCCTCAGTGTGACGAGGTCCCGCCGGATGACGTCGAACGGCATCAGGCTCATCAAGCCGGCGAGCGGGAGGGCGATCTCGGCGAGGACCTGACCGTCCGCGACCACCACGAAACCGCCCTCGATCTGGCCGAGGCGATTGACCGCCACGGCCATGTCGACTTCGTCCGCGCCGACCACCGTGATGTTGTGGCTGTCATGCCCCACCGACGAGGCGATCGCGCCCCGCTGCAGCCCGAAACCCTTCACGAAGGCGACCCCGATGCCGCGTTCGCCGGGTGCGGTCCGGCCGTGCCGCTCCACCACGGCGACCTTGATGACGTCCTGGCCGAGATCGATACGGCGCTCTCCGTGGGAGTAGGGCAGCGTCAGGTCGCACCGGAGCGTGATGATCTTCCCCGGGACAACGCCGATGACGGGCGTCGACGGCCCGGAGCCCAGGGCGGCGAAATCCGCGGCCGCGACGCGCCGTGCCCGCACGCTGCCGCGCCCGATCGGCGCCACGGGTGTGCGGGCGGCAAACAGGGTTTCGTCCACTGGCCGCCCGGCACTGATGACCCGCGAGACCGCGCAGGCGGCCAGATCGTCGAGCACCACGAGGTCGGCCCGCTGGCCGGGCGCCACGAGGCCGCGGTCGTGCAGGCCGAAGGCGCGGGCCGCCGACCACGACGCGGCCCGGTAAGCGGCGAGCGGCGGCGCGCCCAGCGCGATGGCCGTGCGGATGACGTAGTCGAGGTGGCCCTCCTCGGCGATGTCGAGCGGGTTCCGGTCGTCGGTGCAGAAGGCGAGGAACGGGGCCGTGCGCTCGGTTAGGATCGGCGCCAGGGCATGCAGATCCTTGCAGACGGAGCCCTCCCGGATCAGCACGGTCATGCCCTTGGACAGTTTTTCGAGGGCTTCTGCGGGCGTCGTCGCCTCGTGCTCCGTGCGGATGCCGGCCGCGATGTAGCCGTTCAGCGCCTCGCCGCGCAGGAGCGGCGCGTGGCCGTCGATGTGCCGGCCCTGGAAGGCCGCGAGCTTCGCCAGCACGGCCGGATCAGCCGCCAGCACGCCGGGAAAGTTCATGAACTCGGCGAGCCCGATCACCTTCGGATCTTGGGCGAAGGGCATCAGGTCGGCGGCCGTGATCCGCGCGCCGGAGGTCTCCAGATGGTCGGTCGCCGGAACGCAGGAAGAGAGCTGAACCCGCAGGTCCATCGCCAGGGTCCTGGACGACGCGAGGAACCACGCGAAGGCCTCGGTCCCCAGGACGTTGGCCATCTCGTGCGGATCGCAGATCCCCGTGGTGACACCGTGCGGCAGGACGCAGCGCTCGAATTCCTGCGGCGGCATCAACGAGGATTCGACGTGGAAATGCGTGTCGATGAAACCGGGCACCACGACCTTCCCGGTCAGGTCGATCTCGCATCGCCCGCGATAAGTGCCGAAGGTGCCGACGATCCGGTCGCCGCAGATCGCGATGTCCGACGGCACGAGGTCGCCGGTGACGAGATCGAGGAAGCGGCAACCCTTCAGCACGAGGTCGGCCTCGCCGCGGCCCTGCCCCTGCGCGATGGCGCGCCGGAGGAAATCCACATCTGTCATCGCGCCACCCGCATTGATTGGCGGCCATCCGCCGGGAGCTGCCATCCGCCAGGAGCATGCCATGCCTGCGTGCCCCTCGGCGACGCTTGCAGCCGCGGCGGTGCCGGCGCAGAAGCCGCCTCACCTTCGAACTGATCGGATCGTTCCGATGCCCGCTTATCGCTCCCGCACCACGACCCACGGCCGCAACATGGCCGGTGCCCGCGGCCTCTGGCGCGCCACCGGCATGAAGGATTCCGATTTCGGCAAGCCGATCATCGCCGTGGTGAACTCCTTCACGCAGTTCGTGCCGGGCCACGTCCACCTCAAGGATCTCGGCCAGCTGGTCGCCCGCGAGATCGAGGCGGCCGGCGGCGTCGCCAAGGAGTTCAACACCATCGCGGTGGATGACGGCATCGCCATGGGTCATGACGGGATGCTGTACTCGCTGCCGTCTCGCGAACTGATCGCCGATTCGGTCGAGTACATGGTCAACGCGCACTGCGCCGACGCGATGGTATGCATCTCGAATTGCGACAAGATCACCCCCGGCATGCTGATGGCGACCCTGCGCCTCAACATCCCGACGGTGTTCGTCTCGGGCGGCCCGATGGAGGCCGGCAAGGTTCAGCTGCCAGGCATCGCCAGGAAGGTCGACCTCGTCGACGCGATGATCGCGGCGGCCGACGACCGGATCTCCGACGAGGACGTCGCGGTGATCGAGCGCTCGGCCTGCCCGACCTGCGGCTCGTGTTCGGGCATGTTCACGGCGAATTCCATGAATTGCCTGACCGAGGCGCTGGGCCTCGCGCTCCCGGGCAACGGCTCGGTGCTGGCGACTCACGCCGACCGCCGGCGCTTGTTCGTCGAGGCCGGCCACCTGATCGTTGATCTGGCCCGGCGCCACTACGAGCAGGACGACGCGGGCGTGCTGCCGCGCGCCGTGGCGAACTTCAAGGCGTTCGAGAACGCCATGACCCTCGACATCGCCATGGGTGGCTCGACCAACACGGTGCTGCACCTGCTGGCCGCCGCCCACGAGGGCGAGGTGCCGTTCACCATGGCCGATATCGACCGCCTGTCGCGCCGCGTGCCGGTGCTGTGCAAGGTCGCCCCGGCGGTGGCCAACGTCCACATGGAGGACGTCCACCGCGCCGGCGGGATCATGGGCATCCTTGGCGAGCTCGACCGGGCCGGCTTGATCGACACGGAGGTCGGCAACGTCTCGGCCGGGACATTGGGCAATGCTCTCGCGCGGTGGGACGTGCGCGCGGCCCCCAGCGCGTCGGTGCAGACCTTCTATCGGGCAGCCCCCGGCGGCGTGCCGACCCAGGTGGCTTTTAGCCAGGAGTCCCGCTTCGACGAACTCGACCTCGACCGCGAAGGCGGCGTCATCCGCGACGCGGCGCACGCCTACTCGCAGGACGGCGGTCTCGCCGTACTGTTCGGCAACCTTGCCGAGCAGGGTTGCATCGTGAAGACCGCGGGTGTCGATGCCTCGATCCTGACCTTCACGGGGACGGCCCGGGTGTTCGAGAGCCAGGACGCGGCGGTGGACGGCATCCTGAACGGCAAGGTCACGGCGGGCGAAATCGTGCTGATCCGCTACGAGGGCCCTCGCGGCGGGCCCGGCATGCAGGAGATGCTGTACCCGACGAGCTACCTGAAATCGAAGGCGCTCGGGAAGGCCTGCGCCCTCGTCACCGACGGACGCTTCTCGGGTGGCTCCTCTGGCCTGTCGATCGGCCACGTCTCGCCGGAGGCGGCCGAGGGCGGCCTGATCGGCCTCGTGCGCGACGGCGACACGATCGCCATCGACATCCCGAACCGCAGCATCCGCCTCGAGGTGGAACCGGACGAGCTCGAGCGGCGCCGGGCCGCGCAGGACGCGGCGGGATGGCAGCCGGCGAGCCCGCGCAAGCGCAGGGTCAGCGCGGCCCTGCGCGCCTACGCGATGCTGACGACCAGCGCGGCGCGCGGGGCCGTGCGCCGGGTCTGATCACCGGACGCGGACGCCCAGGGCGGCGGTCGCAGCCGCAAGGCGTGCAAGACCGCGCCGCCAGAGCCCCGACGACGCGGCGGGCGAGGGTGCCGCTTCGGACGCCTTGCCCAGTGCCGACAGCATCAGGGGCTCGATTGCCGCGTAGCCGGCCGGGCTGAGATGCAGGCCATCGGTGCCGTACCGCTTCTGCAACCCTCCGGCCTTCGTCGCCAGCACGGCGTGATAGTCGATGAAGGTCGCGCCGTGCTCGTGTGCGTGCTCGCGCAGCCACGTGTTGACGGCGGCGATCATCGCCGGTGCGTTCTCGACCTCCGGGTTCCAGGGGATGCGCGCCGCCGGCATGATCGAGCCGACCCAGGCCTTCACCCCGAGGGCCCGCGCCTCGTCCAGCATGCCGGCGAGCGTCCGTGCGATCTCCTCGGCGGAGACGAAGAACCCTTCGTTGCGGCCGATATCGTTGACCCCGCAGAGGAGGTGGACGCCGTGCGCGCCGGTTTCCATCAGGTCGCGGCGGAAGCGCATGGTGATCCAGCGCGCCGTCTGTCCAGAGCCGCCGCGGGGGATCAGGTCATACGCCTCGAAGGTCGCGGCGCGATGGAAGCCCCACAGTTCGGTGATCGAGTCGCCGATGAAGACGATCGGCCCATCCATCGCCTAGGCGACGGGCCCGAGCGGCTTGCCGAGGGTGTCGGCCACTTCCTGCTGGAGCCGGTCGGCCATTCTCTGCCGGCCTCCGCCGTTCAGGTGGACGATATCGGTGAACAGGGCGTGGCGCTCATCGGCGAACATCCGACTGAGGTCTCGGACCGCGAAGGGCGTGTCCGGGCCGATCTCGGCGGCGAGCCGGTCGAGGACGCCCTCGAAGCGCGTGTACTGCCGGTCGAGATAGGCCAGGAACTCACCGGATGCGGTCGCGGCCTCGTCGCCCGCCCGCTCGGTCTTCCGGATCAGGGTGGGTTGAAGCAGGAAGCGGATCGGGGCTCCGATCCCGGGCGCCAGGCGCGCGAGCCGCTTGAGCCCCAGCTCGAACTGGCGCACCACCTCCCATTCCCAGATGTCCGACTGCCAGTTGGTCAGCGCCCGCAGGTTCTCCAGCCGCCCGAAGATCATGTCCTGCAGACGTTCGTAGGACAGTTCGGGCGCGTCGCCGCCGGTCTTCCTGGGATCGAAGATGAAGTCGTAGAGGCACTCGCTGGCGAAGTGATTGTAGGGATAGCCCGCGCGCGGATCGAAGCTCCAGGGCTGGAAGATGTCGGTGCCGCCGCCGACGATCAGGATCACGTCCGGCGCGAGATCCATCAGCCGGGTGGTGATCAGCGCGATCATCTGGTTGAGGCAGGCTGAGGTCACGCCGAAATTATAGGCGCGGGCACCGGGCCCGTGGACCCGCTTCAGGCCGGATTCCAGGCGACCGGGAATCGTGTCGGCGAAGACCTGTCCCTCGACCAGCGTGCTGTCGCCGACCACGAACACCCGCAGCGTCTCCGCCGGGCTGCGCGCCTCCACATGGACGTCGTTGCGGTAGCCGAGCGCGTCGTAGCGCCAGCCCGTCTCGGCCAGGGTCGCGAGCGGCTTCCCGGCGAACTGCACGTACGGTGCGGGGAAGCGGATGTTCGCGTCGAAGCTCTGGAAGTTCTTCAGGAACTTCCGCCGCGCCCGCTCGCTCTCGTCAGGCGGCTGCTGGTCCATGAGCCGTCTCCTCCCCGGCGGATGGTCAAGCGCAATCAGGCCGCGGTCAGCGCCGGAGCGTCGCGTGGTTCTCCAGGAACCACCGGTAGGTCTGGCGCAGGCCGCTCTCCAGCCCGATCTCCGGCTGCCAGCCCATGGCCTTCAGGCGCGACACGTCCATCAACTTGCGGGGCGTGCCGTCGGGCTTGCTCGCGTCGAACGCCAGCGTCCCCTCATAGCCGATCACCCGGGCCAGGGCTTCGGCCAGTTCGCGGATGGTGCAGTCCTCGCCCGTGCCGACGTTGATATGCGACAGGTCCGGCCGTGTGTTCTCCGCGTACGTGGCGTCGTCCATCTCCATGACGAAGACGCTGGCGCGGGCCATGTCGTCGACGTGCAGGAACTCCCGCATGGCGCGGCCCGTGCCCCAGACGGTGACGGTCGGTCGCCCGTCCTCCTTCGCCTCGTGGAGGCGCCGCATCAGCGCCGGGAGGACGTGGGCATTCTCGGGATGGAAATTGTCGTTGGGGCCGTACAGGTTGGTGGGCATCACGCTGCGGTAGCGACGCCCGTATTGCCGGTTGTAGCTCTCGCACATCTTAATGCCGGCGATCTTGGCGATGGCGTAGGGCTCGTTGGTCGGCTCCAGCACGCCCGTGAGCAGCGCGTCCTCGCGCATCGGCTGCGCGGCGTGCTTGGGGTAGATGCAGGACGATCCGAGGAACAGCAGCCGATCCACATCCGTCGCGTGCGCCGCGTGGATGAGGTTCGACTGGATCAGCAGGTTTTCGTGGATGAACTCGGCCGGATAGGTGTTGTTGGCGTGGATTCCACCGACCTTGGCGGCGGCGAGATAGACTTGATCGATCCGGTGCTCGGCGAAGAAGCGGTGGACTGCCGCTTGGTCGAGCAGGTCAAGGACGCTGCGGTCTGCGGTCAGGATCCGCTCATGGCCCGACCCGCGCAGGCGACGCACGATCGCGGAACCGACCATCCCCCGATGGCCCGCCACGAAGATGGTCTGACCCCGACCGTCCATTTTGCTTCCCGTTCCCACGTGAGCGCGCAGCATGCCGAGGCTCTATAGCCTCCACCGGGCGCGATATCGCCGCGCAATCACGCGTTTTCTGAGGCGCATGGCATCCGCGCAACGGCAGCGCCGTCGAGAACTCGCACGCGCGCGGCGCCCCGATCCCGACGATTGATGGTCTGCAACACTCCTGTGCCCGTCATGCCTTGCCGCGGAGGGTGTCGAGCGGGAGCGGCAGCCGATGCCGATGGGCAGTCTTCGATCGGCCAGATCTGTTCGCCCGCCGCCGGTGGGAACGGCGGCGGAGAGAGCCCACGTCGACAATTTCGAACTTGCGTGTCCGGATTTTGCCGCGCTAGTGTCAAGTTATGCTGACACTCGCGGTCGATCAGAGGGAAGCACAGGAGACGGACCGGCGACCCCATGCGGTGGTGATCGGGTCCGGCTTCGGCGGCCTCGCCGCGGCCGTCCGGCTCGGGTCGCGCGGCTACCGGGTGACAGTTCTGGAGCGCCTGGAGCAGCCGGGCGGCCGCGCCCGGGTTCACCGCCAAGATGGCTTCACCTTCGATGCCGGGCCGACCATCGTCACGGCACCGCAGCTGTTCGAGGAACTCTGGACCCTGGCCGGTCGCCGGCTGGCCGATGACGTGACGCTGGTGCCGATGGATCCGTTCTACCGGATCCGCTTCGCCGACGGCACGTCGTTCGCCTACAGCGGCGATCTGGAGCGGATGCGCGCGGAGGTGGCCCGCTTCGCGCCCGAGGACGTCGACGGATACGAGCGCTTCATGGCCCACAGCCGGGCGGTCTGCCGCATCGGCTTCGAGCAACTGGGCCACGTCCCCTTCGGCAGCGTCGCGTCGATGCTGAAGATCGCTCCGGATTTGCTGCGCCTGTCCGGGCACCGTTCGGTCTACGACGTGGTGGCGCGGTTCATTCGGGACGAGCGCTTACGCACGGTCTTCAGTTTTCACCCGCTGCTCATCGGCGGAAACCCGTTCCGGGCAAGCGCCATCTACTGCCTGATCGCCGATCTGGAGCGGCGCTGGGGCGTCCACTTCGCTCTGGGCGGCACGGGGCAGCTGGTGGACGGGCTGGTGCGGCTGATCCGCGGACAGCGCGGGCGGGTGCGCCTGGGCGTCGACGTCGCCCGAATCCGGGTGGAGCGCGGGGCGGCCACGGGGGTCGAGCTCGCCAGCGGCGAGATCATCGCGGCCGACCTCGTGGTTTCCAACGCCGATTCCGCCGTGACCCATGCGCAGCTCCTGCCGCAGGCCCAG
The sequence above is drawn from the Methylobacterium mesophilicum SR1.6/6 genome and encodes:
- a CDS encoding organic hydroperoxide resistance protein; this translates as MSVDVKYRTTATATGGRDGAARTADGSFEVKLSTPKELGGAGGPGANPEQLFASGYSACFLGAMKAVAPSLQLKVPADTSVTADVGIGPRSEGGFGITADLTISLPGLDRTDAQKLVDAAHQVCPYSNATRGNVSVGLKLA
- the ade gene encoding adenine deaminase gives rise to the protein MTDVDFLRRAIAQGQGRGEADLVLKGCRFLDLVTGDLVPSDIAICGDRIVGTFGTYRGRCEIDLTGKVVVPGFIDTHFHVESSLMPPQEFERCVLPHGVTTGICDPHEMANVLGTEAFAWFLASSRTLAMDLRVQLSSCVPATDHLETSGARITAADLMPFAQDPKVIGLAEFMNFPGVLAADPAVLAKLAAFQGRHIDGHAPLLRGEALNGYIAAGIRTEHEATTPAEALEKLSKGMTVLIREGSVCKDLHALAPILTERTAPFLAFCTDDRNPLDIAEEGHLDYVIRTAIALGAPPLAAYRAASWSAARAFGLHDRGLVAPGQRADLVVLDDLAACAVSRVISAGRPVDETLFAARTPVAPIGRGSVRARRVAAADFAALGSGPSTPVIGVVPGKIITLRCDLTLPYSHGERRIDLGQDVIKVAVVERHGRTAPGERGIGVAFVKGFGLQRGAIASSVGHDSHNITVVGADEVDMAVAVNRLGQIEGGFVVVADGQVLAEIALPLAGLMSLMPFDVIRRDLVTLRAAARGLGVVLPEPFLQVAFLPLPVIPHLKITDRGLVDVDRFTLIDP
- the ilvD gene encoding dihydroxy-acid dehydratase; translated protein: MPAYRSRTTTHGRNMAGARGLWRATGMKDSDFGKPIIAVVNSFTQFVPGHVHLKDLGQLVAREIEAAGGVAKEFNTIAVDDGIAMGHDGMLYSLPSRELIADSVEYMVNAHCADAMVCISNCDKITPGMLMATLRLNIPTVFVSGGPMEAGKVQLPGIARKVDLVDAMIAAADDRISDEDVAVIERSACPTCGSCSGMFTANSMNCLTEALGLALPGNGSVLATHADRRRLFVEAGHLIVDLARRHYEQDDAGVLPRAVANFKAFENAMTLDIAMGGSTNTVLHLLAAAHEGEVPFTMADIDRLSRRVPVLCKVAPAVANVHMEDVHRAGGIMGILGELDRAGLIDTEVGNVSAGTLGNALARWDVRAAPSASVQTFYRAAPGGVPTQVAFSQESRFDELDLDREGGVIRDAAHAYSQDGGLAVLFGNLAEQGCIVKTAGVDASILTFTGTARVFESQDAAVDGILNGKVTAGEIVLIRYEGPRGGPGMQEMLYPTSYLKSKALGKACALVTDGRFSGGSSGLSIGHVSPEAAEGGLIGLVRDGDTIAIDIPNRSIRLEVEPDELERRRAAQDAAGWQPASPRKRRVSAALRAYAMLTTSAARGAVRRV
- a CDS encoding GDSL-type esterase/lipase family protein yields the protein MDGPIVFIGDSITELWGFHRAATFEAYDLIPRGGSGQTARWITMRFRRDLMETGAHGVHLLCGVNDIGRNEGFFVSAEEIARTLAGMLDEARALGVKAWVGSIMPAARIPWNPEVENAPAMIAAVNTWLREHAHEHGATFIDYHAVLATKAGGLQKRYGTDGLHLSPAGYAAIEPLMLSALGKASEAAPSPAASSGLWRRGLARLAAATAALGVRVR
- a CDS encoding SGNH/GDSL hydrolase family protein produces the protein MDQQPPDESERARRKFLKNFQSFDANIRFPAPYVQFAGKPLATLAETGWRYDALGYRNDVHVEARSPAETLRVFVVGDSTLVEGQVFADTIPGRLESGLKRVHGPGARAYNFGVTSACLNQMIALITTRLMDLAPDVILIVGGGTDIFQPWSFDPRAGYPYNHFASECLYDFIFDPRKTGGDAPELSYERLQDMIFGRLENLRALTNWQSDIWEWEVVRQFELGLKRLARLAPGIGAPIRFLLQPTLIRKTERAGDEAATASGEFLAYLDRQYTRFEGVLDRLAAEIGPDTPFAVRDLSRMFADERHALFTDIVHLNGGGRQRMADRLQQEVADTLGKPLGPVA
- the fcl gene encoding GDP-L-fucose synthase is translated as MDGRGQTIFVAGHRGMVGSAIVRRLRGSGHERILTADRSVLDLLDQAAVHRFFAEHRIDQVYLAAAKVGGIHANNTYPAEFIHENLLIQSNLIHAAHATDVDRLLFLGSSCIYPKHAAQPMREDALLTGVLEPTNEPYAIAKIAGIKMCESYNRQYGRRYRSVMPTNLYGPNDNFHPENAHVLPALMRRLHEAKEDGRPTVTVWGTGRAMREFLHVDDMARASVFVMEMDDATYAENTRPDLSHINVGTGEDCTIRELAEALARVIGYEGTLAFDASKPDGTPRKLMDVSRLKAMGWQPEIGLESGLRQTYRWFLENHATLRR
- a CDS encoding phytoene desaturase; its protein translation is MLTLAVDQREAQETDRRPHAVVIGSGFGGLAAAVRLGSRGYRVTVLERLEQPGGRARVHRQDGFTFDAGPTIVTAPQLFEELWTLAGRRLADDVTLVPMDPFYRIRFADGTSFAYSGDLERMRAEVARFAPEDVDGYERFMAHSRAVCRIGFEQLGHVPFGSVASMLKIAPDLLRLSGHRSVYDVVARFIRDERLRTVFSFHPLLIGGNPFRASAIYCLIADLERRWGVHFALGGTGQLVDGLVRLIRGQRGRVRLGVDVARIRVERGAATGVELASGEIIAADLVVSNADSAVTHAQLLPQAQRWSPGRFRRARSSMGLFVWYFGTKRRYPQVDHHTILLGPRYRGLLTDIFDRKVLAEDASLYLHRPTATDPSLAPPGCDAFYVLAPVPNLAGGQDWQALAEPYRRRIARILETSVLPGLSDAIVTSHVTTPQDFQDDFRSYRGSGFGLEPVLTQSAWFRPHNRSGAVRNLYLVGAGTHPGAGLPGVLSSARILDSVVPDARVTA